Below is a window of Streptomyces qaidamensis DNA.
TGGGCACCGTCACCTTCGGCGCTCCCGTCGACACGACCAGGGAGATGGTGTCGCCCTTGTTGACCTGCGTCTCGGGCACGGGGTCCTGAGAGCAGATCTTGCCCTTGGCCTGGTTGTCGCAGGGCTTGTTGGAGAACTCCAGTTTGAGGTCGGAGTTCGTGGCCAGTTGTTGGGCGCTGTTCTTCGTCTCACCGATGAAGTTGGGCGCCGCGACCTCGTCGTTGCCCACGCCTCCGTCGCCGCTGACCGCCCATCGGCCGATCAGGATCGCCCCGACCAGGACGAGGATGCCCGCCACCACCAGCAGGATCGTGGAGGTGTTGGACTTGCGCTGCTGGCCGCGGCGCCGGTCGGGGCGGTCGTCGTAGCCGTAGCCGCCGTCGTCCGGGTTCATGGGGGGCAGCATGGACGTGGCGCCGGCGCCGGAATCGGCGCGCAGGGCCGTCGTCGGCTGGTCGTCGGGGTAGCCGCCGTAACCCACCGCGCCCATCGCGGCCGTGGCGGCGACGGGCTGGCCGTCGAGACAGGCCTCGATGTCGGCGCGCATCTCGTCGGCCGACTGGTAGCGGTAGTCCGGGTCCTTGACGAGCGCCTTCAGCACGATCGCGTCCATCTCGGGCGTGATCTCGGGGTCGAAGACGCTCGGCGCCTGCGGCTCCTCGCGCACGTGCTGGTAGGCCACGGCCACGGGGGAGTCGCCGACGAACGGCGGACGCACGGTCAGCAGCTCGTAGAGCAGACAGCCGGTGGAGTAAAGGTCGGACCGGGCGTCGACCTGTTCGCCCTTGGCCTGCTCCGGGGAGAGGTACTGGGCGGTGCCGATGACCGCGGAGGTCTGCGTCATCGTCATGCCGGAGTCGCCCATGGCGCGGGCGATGCCGAAGTCCATGACCTTGACCTGGCCGTTGCGCGTCAGCATGACGTTCGCCGGCTTGATGTCGCGGTGGACGATGCCGGCGCGGTGGGAGTACTCCAGGGCCTGGAGGATGCCGATGGTCATCTCCATGGACCGCTCCGGCAGCAGCTTGCGGCCGGAGTGCAGCAGTTCACGCAGGGTCGAGCCGTCCACGTACTCCATGACGATGTACGGGATCGACACGTTGTCG
It encodes the following:
- the pknB gene encoding Stk1 family PASTA domain-containing Ser/Thr kinase: MEEPRRLGGRYELGQVLGRGGMAEVYLAHDTRLGRTVAVKTLRADLARDPSFQARFRREAQSAASLNHPAIVAVYDTGEDYIDNVSIPYIVMEYVDGSTLRELLHSGRKLLPERSMEMTIGILQALEYSHRAGIVHRDIKPANVMLTRNGQVKVMDFGIARAMGDSGMTMTQTSAVIGTAQYLSPEQAKGEQVDARSDLYSTGCLLYELLTVRPPFVGDSPVAVAYQHVREEPQAPSVFDPEITPEMDAIVLKALVKDPDYRYQSADEMRADIEACLDGQPVAATAAMGAVGYGGYPDDQPTTALRADSGAGATSMLPPMNPDDGGYGYDDRPDRRRGQQRKSNTSTILLVVAGILVLVGAILIGRWAVSGDGGVGNDEVAAPNFIGETKNSAQQLATNSDLKLEFSNKPCDNQAKGKICSQDPVPETQVNKGDTISLVVSTGAPKVTVPSVTGLSVDEAKDKLAGDKYEFKIETKTRTSPEKPGTVLEQNPTTGEEVEKGSTITLTVAKEAEKSTVPDVLGQSCDAAKQQMQASDLVGNCTEVETDDDNQVGKVIQTTPQAGTSVDPNSSVNIQIGKKKQQQKVKVPQVVGQTVGQAKQILAQAGFTTIQFAGGSDQSDNALVVGQNPGPNQEVDDPAGTTIALQTVGGGGGNNNGGNGNGGIFGGLNGSNEDD